A genomic window from Thermanaerothrix sp. includes:
- a CDS encoding 4Fe-4S binding protein, translated as MAKAVVDKDTCVGCEACVGVCPTSAISMVDGKAEVNPDSCVECGACVATCPVSAISQ; from the coding sequence CAAGGCTGTAGTGGACAAGGATACCTGCGTGGGTTGCGAAGCTTGCGTGGGCGTGTGCCCCACCTCCGCCATCTCCATGGTGGACGGCAAGGCGGAGGTCAACCCCGACAGCTGCGTGGAGTGCGGCGCCTGCGTGGCCACCTGCCCGGTGAGCGCCATCTCCCAGTAG